The nucleotide window GTTTTGACCAGTAACTCGGCGGACCGTAGCGGGTCCAGCCACCCTTGTGCCCGCGGCGAGAGGCAGCGACGCCGGCGGTCATGTTGTCGGTCGCGTACCGCCAAAACGAGTAGTTCTGGGTCGCCCGGACACGGCCGAGCCAGCGGTCGGCATTCGAGAGGAACTCGTAGGCATCGGCCAACTCCGCGCCTTCGTAGTCTTTGGGCACGTTGTCTTCGATCCAGTTCAGCATCTCGTCGGGATTCTCGTCGACGTCGTAGGACGCCCGCAGCGCGCCTTCGGCGTCTTCCTCTTTGATGAGCGCATCGAGGAAATCGAAAATCCCCTCGGTGGTGTCGCGTTCGCCCGTGACGACGTCGTCGACGGTGAGCCGGCTGGTCTCCTCGGCGACTGCCTGCAGGTCGTTGACCGCCGACCGCAGGTCGCCGCTGGTCGCGTCGGCGATTTTCTTCAGGGCGTCCTCCTCGAACTCGATCTCCTCGCGCCGACAGATGTCCCGCAACACGGGGACTATCGAACGCTTCGAGACGTCGCGGAACTCGATCGTCTCGCAGGCGTTTCGCAGCGACTGGCTCATGTCGTAGAACTCGTTCGCGACGAGCACGATCGGCTGGTTCGCGTTCTTGACGACCCGCGTCACCTCCCTCGAGCCGCCGTAGTCGGCGTTGCCGTGGAAGTTGTCCGCCTCGTCTAGGATGACGAGTCGACGACCGGCCCCGCCCGCGGTGAGCGTGCCGCTCTGTGCGGCCTCGCCCGCGATCCGTTCGATGACGTCGGCCTTCCGGTTGTCACTGGCGTTGAGTTCCATGACGGGCCAGCCCATGTCGTTACCCAGCGCGTGGGCGGCGGAGGTCTTTCCGACACCCGGACTGCCGTGGACGATCACCGCCTCCCGGTGGTCGTCCCACGTCCGCGCCCACTCCTCGAGCTGGTCGCGGGCTTTGTTGTTCCCACGTACCTCCGACAGCGTCGTCGGTCGGTACTTTTCGGTCCAGTCGCTCATTACGCCGTGATTAGGGTGAGTCGCGTTTAGTGGTTGCGGAGCGTCTCGTCGGTCGGCCCTGCCGTGGTGTTTCGTGAGAAGTACAGCTGTGCGATCAGTGTATAACCCGGTTCAGTCGATCGTATATTAACGACTTGCTCACGCTCTTCGCGACGTTCCTCGGTTCTCCATCCGTCGACCCGATAGCGTTCCAGCAGGTGATACCGGCGTTGTGAATTCGCTGCGCTGGCCGATCAGCCAGCCGATTCCTCTGTCTCTGCACTCACGTCACGAACAGCCACGTCCGAGATCCGCGTCCCGTCAACGCCTTCGACAGTCAACTCGTAGCCGTCGGCTTCGATCGTATCGCCGACTTCCGGGGCCCGACCGAGACGGCTCAACACCAGTCCACCGATAGTTTCGAACGCGTCGCTCTCGAACGACGTGCCGAGGAGTCCGTTGATGTCCTCGAGTAAGACGCCGCCGTCGATGGCGTAGCGACCGTCGTCGCGTTCGTCGATCGAGGGTTCCACCGACGCGACGTCGAACTCGTCTCGAATCTCGTCGATGAGCTCCTCGATCACGTCCTCGATGGTCAACACGCCCTCGAACGCGCCCCACTCGTCGATGACGACGGCGAGGTGGACGTTCTGGCGACAGAACTCGGCGAGTATCTCGTCGATCCGGCGGGTTTCGGGCACGATGAGGGCGTCTCGAGCGAGGTCGCGTGCGGTCGGTTCCGCGCGCCGATCCTCGGCTGCCGAGCGGTCGTCTTGGTTCGTTTTTTCGATGGCCTGAAGCACGTCTTTCGCGTGCACGAACCCGATAACGGGCTGGTCTGCGTCCTCGTCGACGACGGGGAATCGGGTGTAGCTCCCGCTCGCGGCGACGGTTCGAAGCTCCGAGAGGGGCATGTCCGCGCTGACGGTGGCGACGTCCGGACGCGGAACCATCACCTCGCGGGCGACCGTGTCGTCCAGTTCGAAGACCGATTCGATCATCTCGACTTCGTCCATGTCGACGGCCCCCTGTTCGCCCGATTGCGAGACGATGCGGATGATTTCCTCTTGGCTGTGGCTCTCGTCGCGCTCCGAGGCCGGGGCCACGCCGATGAGCCGCGTGAAGTAGTTCGCCGTCCCGTTGAACACGACGATACCGGGGATGAAGATGTAGTAGAAGAACTTCATCGGTGCGGCGACCAGCAGCGCGATCCGTTCGGCGTCAGCGATGGCGAGCGTCTTCGGCGCGTTCGCCGAAGACGACGTGCAGGAAGGTGATGACGCTGAACCCGATCGCGATGGCGACCAGATGAATCGAGCCCGCCGGAAGCACCGATCCCAGCACGGGCTCGAGTAGCGAGGCGATCGCCGGTTCGCCGACCCAGCCCAGCCCCAGCGAGGCGATCGTGATGCCGAGTTGCGTCGTCGCGAGGTAATCGTCCAAGTTCTCCTCAGCTTCTTGGACGAGCTTCGCGAACGACCGACCCTCCTCGACGAGCGACTCGATCTACGTCGACCGGATACGGACGTACGCGAACTCCGCCGCGACGAAAAAGCCGTTCAGGAAGACCAGAAAGAGCGCAAAGAGGAGTCGACCGAGCGAGAAGGCGATGTCGACCATCGAATCACGCCCACCCGACTCGAGCTACACGGGACCCTCGACACCCTGCCGAGGCCATGCGCTCTTCGAGCCTCAGTTCCGTCGTGACGGGCGCTTCCTCGGTAGAACGGACGGCACCGTGAAGCGCCGGGACACCGGTGGGACTCCTAGCTTCCGTGAATGCAATCATACAGTCACTTGTGTCACGAATTATAAAACCGTGGCGCTGACCATTGCGGGTGGTGACGACCAATGCAAGTGCTTTTTGACCGATTGACGCCTCCACCTGTGGTTCCGAACGGAGAGGCGATCGCACACCCAGTGTGGCTAATTGTATCGATCCCGAACGGCGGGTATGCACGTCGCGATCGTCACCGTCGGCGACGAGATCCTCGCCGGCTCGACGACGAACACCAACGCGTCCTGGCTAGCCGAACAGCTCACCGACCGCGGGAGCACGGTCGAGCGCATCCTGACGATTCCCGACGACCGCGAGATAATCGCCGACACCGTGTCCCGCTGGGCAGCGGCGTTCGACGCCGTCATCGTCACGGGTGGGATCGGCGGGACGCCCGACGACGTCACCGTCGAGGGCGTCGCAGACGGGCTGGGACGCGATCTCGTCGTTCACGACGGGATCAAAGACGGGCTACTCGAGAAAGCAGCCTCCTTCCGTGAGGAAAACCCGGATCTGGTCGCGGAGTACGAACTGCAACTCGACATCGACGCTGCGGCGTCGATCCCCGAAGGCGCGACACCGATCGTCGTCGACGAGGGGTGGGTCCCGGGCTGTCTCGTCGAGAACGTCTCCGTCTTCGCCGGGATTCCCGACGAGATGCGGGCCATGTTCGAGACCGTTGCCGAGGAGTTCGCGGGCGACGCTGTCGCCCGAACGATCTTTACGCCGGCACCGGAGGGGGCGCTCCACGACGCTCTCGAGGGCGTCACCGAGGCGTTCGACGTGACCGTCGGCAGCTATCCACGCAGCGAGAGCCGTCCCGGTCGGCTCCGGGTCAGGGGGACGGACGAGGCGACGGTCGAAGAAGCGATCGCGTGGCTCCGAGCGCGGGTCGAGACGGTCGAGCCGCCGACGGCCGACGACTGATACGGGCTGCTGTCACTGTGTTTCGTCGCACCCGCATGGCGGGTCACGAGTGCGCTGGCACTGACTGACAGGAGTTCGTATGACTGCGAACGCCGACGTCGCAGCGAGCGGTCTCCAGTAGCTACTTGAGTCGACCGGCTAACCGAGACATATGAGCGGCCGTGGGCCAAAACGGGAACTCGCAGAGAAGATCGCCGGGGAGATCACGTTGAGTGCCGACCCCGGTGCGACGCTGCGAAAGTGGCGAACCGACTTCGGCGTCTCGCAGACCGATCTCGCGTCGGAACTCGACATCTCCTCGTCGGTGATCTCCGACTACGAGAGCGGCCGCCGGGAGAGTCCCGGCATCGGCGTCGTCCGCCGACTCGTCGAGGGATTGCTGGCGATCGACGAACGACGCGGTGGCGACCGCATCCGCCAGTACGGTCGTGTGCTCTCGGCCGGCTTCGAAAGCGACATCGTCTATGATCTCCGGGAGTACGCGACGTCGATCCCGCTCGTAAAACTCTACGACGACATCGACGCAACCGAAGTCGCCGCCGGCAACACCGACCGCATCAGCGGCCACACCGTCATCGACAGCATCGAAGCGATCACTCGCCTCTCGAGCGAGGAGTTCTTCCGGCTGTACGGCCAGAGCACGAACCGCGTGCTGGTGTTTACGGGCGTCACCCGCGGCGAGTCGCCGCTGGTTGCCCTACGAGTCGTCAACCCGACGCCCAACGCCGTGATCCTTCACGGCATCGACGAGGACGACCTGTGGGATCACGCGGCCGATTTAGCCCGGATCGACGGCTACTCACTTGCCGTCACCGACACCGATCTCGACGAGCTGCTCGAGTATCTCGTTGGCCTCGAGTAATGCGAATCGACAACCCGGGGTAACGACGATGGTCGATCGACCGGACTGGCTGACCGCCGCGCTGACGGTCGTCTTTTTCGTGACGCTGACGGCGACTGCGGCCGTCAACACGCCAGTGGTGTGGCTCGGCTGGGCGACGGCGATGGTGCTACTCGCTGGCGGTGCGCTCGTTCTCACGAATCGATCCGCGCCGCCGGACAATCGCTAACTGCGTTCGTCTGCGCCTCGAGTCGTCGTTCAGGCGATCTGGTCTTCGTACTCCTCGGCAGTCAGGAGGGTCTCGAGTTCGTCGAGGTCGTCGGCCTCGATCTCGATCATCCAGCCCTCGCCGAAGGGGTCGTCGTTGACGAGTTCGGGAGCGTCGAACAGGTCCTCGTTGACCGCCGTCACCTCGCCGCTGACGGGTGCGTAGAGGTCCGACACGGCTTTGATTGACTCGATGACGCCGAGATCGCCTTCCTGCTCGAGGTGATCGCCCTCGTCGGGCAGTTCGACGAAGACGACGTCACCGAGTTCGTCCTGTGCGAAATCGGAGATGCCCATGCGGACGACGCCGTTTTCCTCGAGTGCCCACTCGTGCGATTCTAGATACCGTCTGTCGTCTGGAATGTCGAAGCTCATTATACTGTGTCGATGAAGGGTGTCGTCTCAACTCTTGCTTTTTTCGACTGGCCGCGGACGACGACCTGGAGCGTCGTCCCCGGTTCTGCGTACTCGACCGGAACGTAGCCGAGCCCGATCGGATGGCCGAGCGACGGGCTCATGGTACCGCTGGTGACGGTGCCTACGACCCGTCCGTCGGTGTTCGTGATGTCGTAGCCGTGTCGCGGGACGCCGCGGTCGATCAGCTGGAAGCCGACCAACTGCTCCTCGACGCCGTCGTCGTGGACCCGTTCGAGGGCATCCCGGCCGACGAACTCGGTCTCGAGGTCGACGGTAAAGCCGATCCCGGCCTCGTAGGGCGTTCGCGGATCCGATTCGTGGTCGAAATCCTGTCCGGCGAGCAGGAGACCGGCCTCGATTCGTAACGTGTCTCGTGCGCCGAGCCCGCAGGGCTGGCACTCGACGAGCGACCAGATGTGCTCGGCTTCCGACCACGGGACGAGCAGTTCGAAGCCGTCCTCGCCGGTGTAGCCCGTTCGAGCGATCCAGCAGGTTACGTCGTCGATGGTCGCATACCGGGCTTCGAAGCGGTCCAGTTCGGTGACGGCCTCGTCCGTGAGGTCGTCAACGAGCGCTGGCGCGTTCGGTCCCTGTACTGCGAACATGGCGTACTCGTCGGTTCGGTTGTCGACGGTCGTCTCGAGGTCCCACTCGTTGCGGTAGCTGATCCAGCGTTCGTGTGTTTCCTCGTCGGTGCCGGCGTTCGGAACGAAGAGATACGTCGCCTCACCGTCGCCGCCATTCGACGCCGTGGCGCTCTCGTCTGGCAGCCGGTAGACGACGGTATCGTCGATGATGATCCCGTCCTCGTCGGTGATCGCAGCGTACTGGGAGTCGCCGACCGCGAGTCGGCTGACGTCGTTCGAGGTGAGCCGTTGCATGAGTTCGGTCGCATCCGGCCCGGTGACGTGAATTTGTCCCATATGTGAGACGTCGAACACGCCGACGTCCTCGCGAACGGCTGCGTGTTCCGTTCGGATCGAATCGAACTCGACCGGCATATCCCAGCCGCCAAACTCCGTAAACTTCGCTCCGCGCTCGTCGTGCGCCCCACGTAACGGCGGCGTCTGAAGCGGCATACTCCAGACGACACGCCCGGAGTAGTAATGTCTTTTCGTCGGTCGACCGGCGGTGTGGCCGGTCACACCTCGCGTCGCGTTTCGTCACACCTATCTCGCGGCCGTGGAAACGCCAGTACATGTTCGACCACGTTCGCGCCCGGCTCGCCCGCCTCGTCGGTCCCGACACCGACCTCGAGACCGAGCCGACAGTGGGCCTGTTCGTCGACGGGCCGAACGTCTTTCGCGAGGAGTTCGACGTCGATCTGGATGATCTGCGAGACGTCGCCCGAAACCTCGGCCACGTCGGCGTCATCCGGCTCTATCTCGACGAACACGCCACACCCGGACTCATTCAGGCCGCCGAAGCCCGCGGCTTCGAAGTGATCATCACCAGCGGCGACGTCGACGTCAAACTCGCCGTCGACGCGACCGCCCTCGCCGGCGACGGCACACTCGACCGACTCGCGATCGCCTCCCGCGATACGGACTTCAAACCCGTCCTCGAGCACGCGGGCACCCTCGGCGTCGAAACGATCGCCATCGCCCCGGGCGAGTACGGCCGCTCGGACGCGCTGCGAAACGCGGCCGACGAGGCGATTACGCTCGAGTCTTGAGGTGGGTTCCGTCACAATCCTCCGGAGAGCCTCGGTTTTGATTTTGATCCAGCAAGAATAGAGAATGTATACACCGTTCGGCTCGTTGAACCATCAATACTTGTCAATAACGGCGGACGAGACACAGAGGCTCCATTTATCCGCTTGGTCAACCGTACCAAATCCAACCAAAGACAACAGCAAGAGCGATTGTTACAACACCGACAATAGCCAGCATGAGTGGGACTGTCGACTCCATCACATATGAAAAAACGATAGTCTGTCATAAATCTCTTCTGAGTAATCTGATATTGTCGACTAACATCTGATAACTACAGACGGGTCTCTTGCACGAGGCTCCGAACACCATCCGTACCTGTCGGATGCCCAGCGGTCACTTCGCACCTGTAGTGAACACACATCTCGAGCGAAGACACAGCTGAAACGACAGCACTTGAGGGCACCGAAAAGCAGGCTTGCAGTCACACTCGTCCCACAGCCGAGGCGTCCAAAGTCGGTGACTTTTCACCCGCGGCAGCCACAGTACCGGCCATGATCGACGAGATGCCGGTGCTCGACAACCACCTCCACCTCGATCCGGACCACCATCGCGGTATCGACGCCGTTCGGGATTTCGCCCGCGTCGGCGGCACCCACCTGCTCGTGGTGAACAAACCCTCGTGGCATCTCGGCGTCGAAGCCGAGACTGGCGAGGACTTCCGCGCCGTCTTCGAGCGCACCATCGAGGTCGTCGAAGACGCCTCGAGCGAACTCGAGGGGCGCGCCTGGCCCGTCCTCGGCGTGCATCCGGGGCTGATCTCGCGGCTGGTCGACGACCGCGACTTCAGTCCCGCCGAGGCGCGTGACCTGATGCAGGCCGGGATCGACGTCGCGGCCGAGTACGTCGACACAGGCGAGGCGCTGGCGCTGAAATCCGGACGACCCCACTACGAGGTCGACGACGCCGTCTGGGCGGCCTCGAACGCCGTCATGCGCCACGCGTTCGAGCGCGCGAGCGACCTCGAGTGTGCCGTCCAACTTCACGCCGAGGGAAGCGAGGACATGACCGAGGTCACGGACTGGGCCGAAGACGTCGGCCTCCCGGCGCACAAGGTCGTCAAACACTACGCGGGCGGGCGACTCGAGGGGCCGATTCCGAGCGTGATCTGTGACAAGGACGAACTCGAGACGGCCGCCGAGCGCGGCGAGCCCTTTTTGATGGAGACCGACTACATCGACGACCCGGACCGCCCGGGAGCCGTGTTAGGACCGAAAACGGTGCCGCGGCGAGTGCAGTGGTTACTCGAGAACGGCCACGAAGATGCCGTCCGAAACGCCCACGTCGAAACGCCCGCGCACGTCTACGGCATCGATACGGAAGACACCCTCGAGCGGCCCTAAAACGGACGATACGGATTCGTTCGGATCGACGCACAGTAGAGAAAGGCATTTCAAGCGGCCGGTGTAGGTGTCTGTATGAGCAATCCACCGACCGAGTTCTACTCGGAGGAACGCTGGCAGAACTGGATCGACCGCATCAAAGACGAAGACCTCGATCCGGAAGACGAAGACTCGGCCCGTCTCCTGTTGAACCTGCAGGACGACACGGCGATCGCGATCGCGAAGATCGTCGCCGCCTACGACGACGGGGACATCGGCCAGGAGGAAGCGCTCGAGGAGATCAACGACGTTCGCGAGATCGTCCTCAGCGAGGTCGACATCGAGGACGAGGAGAAACTGATCCTCGTCGACGGCGTCCAGACGAGTCTCGTCTGCGTCTTTTTCGCCGCCGAGGAGTTCATCGCCGGTGGCCCCGCAGACGAAGGCAGCGTCGGCGACTATCTCGGCGCTGCGGCCGACGCCGAAGCCGAAGAGGACCTCGACGCCGCACTCGGCTACGCCGCACAGGCGGGCACGCTCATCATCGACGGCGAGGAACTCGACATCTCCGTCGCCGAAGACCTCGAGTACGGGCTCGTCACCGAGTGGATCAACGGTCTCGACAGCCTCCAGAGCGCGATGAGCGATCCGGAAGTCGTCGAAGAAGACGAGTAACCACGACACCGAATCGAGCTGTCGGTCGACGGTGATTCTTCGAGACCCTGCCACTATGAGCAGCTGTGCTGGACGAGCCCACGAGGCCCCATAGTTCGGACGCCGACGAAACACGGCGCCGCTCCGTTCAGGTCCCGGCAACGTTCGCCCGTCTCAATGGCAACGGCGAGTCGACACGACAGACAGCCAGTCGTCTGCGCGACCGTGGTGGGAACGAGTCGCTGGCTGGCTGGAACTGGAGACGACCCGCTGAGACAGCCGACCAACCACAGGATGTCGTTGAGAGCGAGGCCAAGCATCGAGTTCGAACGGTCGTTCGGCACTTCTCAACGGGTGTAACCGAGCGGTAGCGTCAAGTCGTCGTCGCAGCTTGCGACAGACGTTTCCGGTCCCAAAAAGCGTTTAACCCTGGTAATTATATCTAATTACACTCTATGACAGCGAACTTCCCCGACTACGTCGACGTCGATTACGACGACGGTACAGGCGAAACGCCTGCGGACTATCCCCACATCCAGGACCGAATCGAGAAGGCGATCGAAGTCACCCGCGAAGGTCTCGAGCAGTACGAGAACCCGGCCGTGATGTGGACCGGCGGAAAGGACTCGACGCTCGTCCTGTACTTCGTCAAGGAGGTCGCTGACCGCTACGATCTCGAGGTACCGCCGGCGATCTTCATCGACCACTACCAGCACTTCGACGAGATCCACGACTTCGTCGACCACTGGGCCGACGAGTGGGATCTCGAGGTCATCTACGCACGCAACGAGGACATCGGCGAGTACGTCGACGAACACGGCCTCGAGCCCGGCGACGACATCGAGATTTCGGAGCTCTCCGAACACAACCAACACCACGTCGAGAACATCCTCGAGTACGAGGAAGACACGTTCCCGTTCCTGCTCGACACCTACGTGGGCAACCACCTGCTGAAGACGGTCGCGCTGAACAACGCGCTCGAGGAGTACGGCGTCGACGGCGTTATCTCCGGCGTCCGCTGGGACGAACAGGAAGCCCGGGCCGACGAGACGTTCTTCTCACCACGCCACGACCCTGACATCTACCCGCCCCACGACCGCGTCCAACCCATTCTGCAGTTCGACGAACCCGGCGTCTGGGAGGCGTTCTGGAACTTCGTGGTGCCGGATACCGTCGCCGAGTTCCCCGACGACGGCTACGTCCCACAGAGCGACACCGACCTGCCGAACGACCTGACGCAGGACGACATCCCCGTCTCGCCCAAATACTTCGCCGGCTTCCGCTCGCTCGGCAGCGAGATCAGCACCGAAAAGAGCGACGAGGACCCTGCCTGGCTGCAGGACCTCGAGGGAACGACCGAGCGTGCAGGCCGCGCCCAGGACAAAGAGGACCTGATGGAGCGCCTGCGCGACCTCGGTTACATGTAAGCTCGACAGCCTCGTCTCGAACTCGACTAGCGATAGGTTTCGGCTCTCGCTTCATTTTGTCTGGTGCAACTCCCGCAGTACTATGTGTCTCTGAGTGATCGAACACAGATACGAGTGAACATCTATCGAACACGGGCCGGGCTTCGCCACCAGTTCAGGGACGTGCTGAACTTCTACTACCCGGACTGTCTCGACACGGCCGTCGGCGGCTACGTCGCTCAACTCGACGAGCGTGACGGTCACGTCTACGATACGCAGACCAGACACCTCGTCGCGACGGCGCGGGGCGTCCACAACTTCAGTTTAGGCGTACTCGCCGACGGTCCCCACTGGTGTCGCTACGCCGCCGAACACGGCCTGCAGTTTCTCTCGTCGGCCCACTGGGACGACGACCGGCAGGGGTACGACTGGCTCCTCGAGGGCCGGACCCCGACTGACCGGACGCGGTACTGCTACGGTCACGCGTTCGTCTTGCTCGCCGCTGCGCGGGCGCTGCAGGCGGGAATTCCCGGGGCTCGAGGCGAACTCGAGCGCGCCGACCGCGTCCTCGAGGATCGATTCTGGGATTCCGAGTACGAACTCTACGCCGATCAGGCCTCATCCGAGTGGGACCTCGCGGCGTATCGCGGCCAGAACGCGAACATGCACGTCTGCGAGGCGCTGCTCGCGGCGTCCGAAGCCACGGGCGAACCACGGTTTCTCGAGCGGGCGTACACGGTCGCGAACCGATTCACGAGAGACGTGACACAGGCCACCGACGGGCTCCTGTGGGAACACTATACGGCCGACTGGGAGCCCGACCTGTCGTACAACGAAGACAGCCCGCGCCACCAGTTCCGTCCGCCGGGCTACCAGCCCGGCCACCACGCCGAGTGGGCGAAGCTGCTGGCGCTGCTTGCCGACCATCGGTCGGAACCGTGGCTGCTCGAGCGGGCGCGCGAACTGTTCGACGCCGCCGTCGACCTCGGCTGGGACGACGAGTACGGCGGTCTCTACTACACGGTCGACGCGGACGGTGAGCCGATCGTCGCCGACAAATACGGCTGGGTCCACACCGAAGCGATCGGCGCGAGCGCGCTGTTGAGTCGGACCGACGACGACTACCTCGAGTGGTACGACCGACTCTGGGAGCACGCTCGAGACCACCTGATCAATCCGCGATACGGAAACTGGTACGAACGACTCACGCGCACGCACGAGCGGGACGGCCCGAACCACGGCCCGGCGGTCGAACCGGGCTACCACCCGCTGACGAACTGTTGGCTCGCAATGCGAGTACTCGAAGAAGCGCCGGCGGCGTTCGATTCGGGTCGATGCTGAGAGTGGCGGCTCCCTGTCGCCGATCAGTGCTGTGCGCGGTACTCGCCGTGTTTGACGCCGATCGCGAGCATGAGCAATCCGAAGACGATCATCGACGGCGCGACCATCATCAACACAGTATTCATCGTCATCATGGGGGCAGCGATCAAGCCGCCGACGCCGATAGCGATTA belongs to Natronorubrum aibiense and includes:
- a CDS encoding DUF7333 family protein produces the protein MEFNLPTTAGVFLVVIAIGVGGLIAAPMMTMNTVLMMVAPSMIVFGLLMLAIGVKHGEYRAQH
- a CDS encoding NYN domain-containing protein, yielding MFDHVRARLARLVGPDTDLETEPTVGLFVDGPNVFREEFDVDLDDLRDVARNLGHVGVIRLYLDEHATPGLIQAAEARGFEVIITSGDVDVKLAVDATALAGDGTLDRLAIASRDTDFKPVLEHAGTLGVETIAIAPGEYGRSDALRNAADEAITLES
- a CDS encoding competence/damage-inducible protein A, translating into MHVAIVTVGDEILAGSTTNTNASWLAEQLTDRGSTVERILTIPDDREIIADTVSRWAAAFDAVIVTGGIGGTPDDVTVEGVADGLGRDLVVHDGIKDGLLEKAASFREENPDLVAEYELQLDIDAAASIPEGATPIVVDEGWVPGCLVENVSVFAGIPDEMRAMFETVAEEFAGDAVARTIFTPAPEGALHDALEGVTEAFDVTVGSYPRSESRPGRLRVRGTDEATVEEAIAWLRARVETVEPPTADD
- the gcvH gene encoding glycine cleavage system protein GcvH, whose protein sequence is MSFDIPDDRRYLESHEWALEENGVVRMGISDFAQDELGDVVFVELPDEGDHLEQEGDLGVIESIKAVSDLYAPVSGEVTAVNEDLFDAPELVNDDPFGEGWMIEIEADDLDELETLLTAEEYEDQIA
- a CDS encoding replication factor C large subunit; translation: MSDWTEKYRPTTLSEVRGNNKARDQLEEWARTWDDHREAVIVHGSPGVGKTSAAHALGNDMGWPVMELNASDNRKADVIERIAGEAAQSGTLTAGGAGRRLVILDEADNFHGNADYGGSREVTRVVKNANQPIVLVANEFYDMSQSLRNACETIEFRDVSKRSIVPVLRDICRREEIEFEEDALKKIADATSGDLRSAVNDLQAVAEETSRLTVDDVVTGERDTTEGIFDFLDALIKEEDAEGALRASYDVDENPDEMLNWIEDNVPKDYEGAELADAYEFLSNADRWLGRVRATQNYSFWRYATDNMTAGVAASRRGHKGGWTRYGPPSYWSKLGRTKGTRNTRDAIAERIAEREGTSVATARREILPFLSAMTHHCTNRELTVRMAAVYELDEKEVSFVTGSGKDTNKVQSIVEDAEELLAEETVEHSGGAFFDAGDSSDDTDTTETETDAGDGSSDQETLAAAAESEAETTASESAADDTDDGQAGLSDFM
- a CDS encoding AGE family epimerase/isomerase — translated: MNIYRTRAGLRHQFRDVLNFYYPDCLDTAVGGYVAQLDERDGHVYDTQTRHLVATARGVHNFSLGVLADGPHWCRYAAEHGLQFLSSAHWDDDRQGYDWLLEGRTPTDRTRYCYGHAFVLLAAARALQAGIPGARGELERADRVLEDRFWDSEYELYADQASSEWDLAAYRGQNANMHVCEALLAASEATGEPRFLERAYTVANRFTRDVTQATDGLLWEHYTADWEPDLSYNEDSPRHQFRPPGYQPGHHAEWAKLLALLADHRSEPWLLERARELFDAAVDLGWDDEYGGLYYTVDADGEPIVADKYGWVHTEAIGASALLSRTDDDYLEWYDRLWEHARDHLINPRYGNWYERLTRTHERDGPNHGPAVEPGYHPLTNCWLAMRVLEEAPAAFDSGRC
- a CDS encoding helix-turn-helix domain-containing protein, translated to MSGRGPKRELAEKIAGEITLSADPGATLRKWRTDFGVSQTDLASELDISSSVISDYESGRRESPGIGVVRRLVEGLLAIDERRGGDRIRQYGRVLSAGFESDIVYDLREYATSIPLVKLYDDIDATEVAAGNTDRISGHTVIDSIEAITRLSSEEFFRLYGQSTNRVLVFTGVTRGESPLVALRVVNPTPNAVILHGIDEDDLWDHAADLARIDGYSLAVTDTDLDELLEYLVGLE
- the gcvT gene encoding glycine cleavage system aminomethyltransferase GcvT, with product MPLQTPPLRGAHDERGAKFTEFGGWDMPVEFDSIRTEHAAVREDVGVFDVSHMGQIHVTGPDATELMQRLTSNDVSRLAVGDSQYAAITDEDGIIIDDTVVYRLPDESATASNGGDGEATYLFVPNAGTDEETHERWISYRNEWDLETTVDNRTDEYAMFAVQGPNAPALVDDLTDEAVTELDRFEARYATIDDVTCWIARTGYTGEDGFELLVPWSEAEHIWSLVECQPCGLGARDTLRIEAGLLLAGQDFDHESDPRTPYEAGIGFTVDLETEFVGRDALERVHDDGVEEQLVGFQLIDRGVPRHGYDITNTDGRVVGTVTSGTMSPSLGHPIGLGYVPVEYAEPGTTLQVVVRGQSKKARVETTPFIDTV
- a CDS encoding DUF2150 family protein gives rise to the protein MSNPPTEFYSEERWQNWIDRIKDEDLDPEDEDSARLLLNLQDDTAIAIAKIVAAYDDGDIGQEEALEEINDVREIVLSEVDIEDEEKLILVDGVQTSLVCVFFAAEEFIAGGPADEGSVGDYLGAAADAEAEEDLDAALGYAAQAGTLIIDGEELDISVAEDLEYGLVTEWINGLDSLQSAMSDPEVVEEDE
- a CDS encoding phosphoadenosine phosphosulfate reductase family protein, which codes for MTANFPDYVDVDYDDGTGETPADYPHIQDRIEKAIEVTREGLEQYENPAVMWTGGKDSTLVLYFVKEVADRYDLEVPPAIFIDHYQHFDEIHDFVDHWADEWDLEVIYARNEDIGEYVDEHGLEPGDDIEISELSEHNQHHVENILEYEEDTFPFLLDTYVGNHLLKTVALNNALEEYGVDGVISGVRWDEQEARADETFFSPRHDPDIYPPHDRVQPILQFDEPGVWEAFWNFVVPDTVAEFPDDGYVPQSDTDLPNDLTQDDIPVSPKYFAGFRSLGSEISTEKSDEDPAWLQDLEGTTERAGRAQDKEDLMERLRDLGYM
- a CDS encoding TatD family hydrolase, whose amino-acid sequence is MIDEMPVLDNHLHLDPDHHRGIDAVRDFARVGGTHLLVVNKPSWHLGVEAETGEDFRAVFERTIEVVEDASSELEGRAWPVLGVHPGLISRLVDDRDFSPAEARDLMQAGIDVAAEYVDTGEALALKSGRPHYEVDDAVWAASNAVMRHAFERASDLECAVQLHAEGSEDMTEVTDWAEDVGLPAHKVVKHYAGGRLEGPIPSVICDKDELETAAERGEPFLMETDYIDDPDRPGAVLGPKTVPRRVQWLLENGHEDAVRNAHVETPAHVYGIDTEDTLERP